Part of the Leifsonia soli genome is shown below.
GAATGGGATTCCTCCGTGCATTCCAAGCGGCGGAAGCTAACGAGGCCACCGCATGGATCCGCGAGCGCCACGCGAAAAGGGTGTGCAGCTGATCCCTCACGCTTCTACGCTGCTGGATCACGCGCGTCTTCGATGAGCGCGACCCGTAGCATGTTGACGTGGTCGGGCTGACGGGTTTTGAGCTCCGGGTAGCGTTGTGTGCATGAAGGCTGCAGCTGACATCGAGGTCGCATCCACGCTGAGTTCCACCGATCTGGATGCCGTGGAGCGCCTCCTTCCGCTACTCTCGTCCACCGCCGGCTACGACCGCAACCGGATGCTGGCGATGCTCGACCATCCCGGACTCAACCTCTTTGTCGCACGCGTCGGCGGAGAGATCGTCGGAATGGCGACCCTCGCCACCTTCCCCCTCCCGACCGGCTGGCGCGGGCACGTCGATGACGTCGTGGTGGATGACACGCAGCGCGGTAAAGGGATCGCCCGAAGCCTGCTCGTTGCGATTATCCAGCTCGCGCGGGAGCGCGGGCTGCGTACCCTCGACCTGACGT
Proteins encoded:
- a CDS encoding GNAT family N-acetyltransferase, translated to MKAAADIEVASTLSSTDLDAVERLLPLLSSTAGYDRNRMLAMLDHPGLNLFVARVGGEIVGMATLATFPLPTGWRGHVDDVVVDDTQRGKGIARSLLVAIIQLARERGLRTLDLTSRPSRASAIHLYESVGFERRDSVLMRFRPTEFNN